The Aphidius gifuensis isolate YNYX2018 linkage group LG2, ASM1490517v1, whole genome shotgun sequence DNA window aaataaacaattgtaaatgattttttagctAAGTTGTAAAATCAACTTTATCCCAAGTTAGTGTTAAATCAGATGACATTTTAAAATCTGAATcttcaatgttaaataaatcaaatggaTCTTGACTATTTGATAATAGAGGATCATAAAGATCATGTACTGTTGATTGtattgatggtggtggtgaagaatgtgatgttgatgatgtcaATACTTGTGGTGATTGTGGCATTAATGAATCCAACCAATCTGGATCATCCATATCCATTGGCATATCACTTATGTCCATTAACTCATGATTATTCGATTccaatttaacatttaaatcaCAATCCAATTGTCCAAAATCCATTGTATCAAGTGTTTCTAAATCAAGACctaattcttttaaatctaaatttgtattatcagAACTTGTTACTTCTTGTGGTGGTTGTGGATCTGGACTACATTGATTTATTCTTTGTGGGCTTAATAACATTGATGcatcaatttcatcatttgaatttaataaatcagaTGTAAATGATGGTATATCATTGTCTtcatgattatgatgattaatatgattaagatgatgattattattgtgatgattatgatgattatgattatgatgatgattattattatgatgtcTTTGATGTTGTTCATTATCTTGTAATGCTGATGGTAATTGTACAGTAAATGTTGCAAGTGGTAatggtggtggaggtggtggtggtggtggtactgATGAACTTGGTGATGTTGGACAACCACTTTGACTAATATCCATTGCAATTGTATTTATTGGACTAATTGGATttgatgtatataataatgattgtgtTGGACTATCAGCTGGTGATGTAAATactaaattttgttgtaattgacgatttggtgttgttggtgttgatgGATCTTGTGCAGCACTTGGTGGTAATTCACCATTTTTAATAAGTATTTCTaatacatcatcaacaacttgtgatttaatattttgtttttgtattgttgatggttcaattttaacttttaataattttgttgctTCATTATAttctggtggtggtggtgatgctgaagttgatgaagatgaagatgacaATGAcgatgaggatgatgatgaaggtgataatggtggtggtgattgtgatttatcaattattatatttgatgatgttgttgttattgatggtgttgttgttgttattattgctgtcgttgttgttgttgctgctgctgttgctggtgttgttgttgatgttgttgttgatgtttgtTGTTGAGCATGTGCTTGAGCGACCAGCGCACCAAGCAATGATCCATTTATTTTTGCTGGTTTTGCTATATTAACTAATATTGCTGGTAATTGtactgtattattattattattattactattattattattcatatttttaacttgattctttttattattaattgctgTTAATGTTGCTGAATCaagtacattattattattgttattgttgttactattattttgttgttgttgttgttgttgttgtaaaaatgcagcaaaatttgtttttgcttGTAATTGTTGAAATGCAGCatgttgattttgttgttgttgttgattttgttgattatgtaattgttgttgttgttgtaaatgttgtagttgttgtaattgttgtaaatgtaatgcaatttgttgttgttgcattttattttgtatatgatGTTGTAATACAAGTTTTTCAGCACGTACTGTTGCTGGTTGAGTTTGACGTATTTGttgtaattgtaattttgatcTTTGTAATTCTCTTTGTAATTCTTCAATACGTTTACGTTGTTCTCTAATAATATCATCACCTgaaatggcaaaaaaaaaaaaaaacacataattcattaattaattgtcaattgagagagtattatatttgataatataaaattagttgagtaataaaaattaatttacctggtGGACTTGATGGATCATCATGTTCACTACCATGTGGTGATCCAATACTTGGACTATGTGGTTCATCTTTAATTGGTGAACCAGGACTTTTAATATGAAAACTTGTTTCATCATTCATTGGTCCAGGTGTATCCATTAAAATATGTCCCATATGTGTTATATGATgaccattattatttaaacaattacttGACATTTCAGTAAATGGTTTAAGTCTTTCAATGAGTTGTGGTTTTGATCCAGATACTGGTAAATTACGtctttttaattcaacttttaaatCACTAACTTTCATATCTTCTAATTTACCAAGTGGACGTAATGGTGGCTGTTctgattgatgatgatttgatgaatttgatgGTGCTGGACTTGGTGCATTTGCTGAACCACCAGATATACTACCAGTATCACTTGCACCAGAACTCGTTAATGATAATGGTTTTTGTGCTGctggtaatattatttttggataTTTATGTTGCCATTCAAgttgaaattgtaaaaataattgttgttgttgaagaaGTAATTCATAACTTGTTTCACCTGGTGGTAATGCACCAAGTGCAACaactgctgctgctgctgatgTTACTGATGTTTTTTGTGCATTTGGTGGAcccttaaataataaaaatatttttaatcattaaaaataatgcaaaaaaaaaagaaaattcattatttatttatttgtttgttaaaaaaaaaaacaacttgtaATTTTGTCCTTGATTACTTGTGACAGTGTGTGATtgttatctttaaaaaaaaataaaaataaaagcttgGCACATTACGTGCACGATGGGACAGCCTTATACTCAACCAGCAATTAGCACTCGAATTACTCAGTGCTAACGAGGTGGGCTCCCGTTTACAATCATGATAGTTAATCATTCGATACAATCTTCTTTTCGTGCACTCGACTTTGTCTCAAGTATTTCAATgcgttaattttattttaactatatATACCATCAAGTCTAAATGCCTTTGAAAGAACAAGATtataaagagagaaaaaaaaatgatgatgatgatgaagacgacgatgaagaagaagaacaacatcaagaagaaaaaaaaaactaaaataaaataaatctcatccatacaaaataaaaaaaaaaaattcaaataaacaatacaagaagagaaaaaaaattaccttgtATTCATGAAACTTGATGGTTCGTGTTTTTGGTTGACTttttgttttagatttttttctatttttatcttttccaGGTGCATCACTACGTTGACAAGTTATTGCAATTGGACTTGCTATTGGTCTTGGTGTTATTGctgctggtggtggtggtgctgcTGGTGGTGATGCTATTGATATATTTGATAGTGGACTTAGACTTGATGTTGTTGAACCCAATGACATGGGACTTGGTGCTGGTGCAAGTGGTAATAATGTTGGTCCATTTATTTGGTTTGTctgaataacaaaatataaaatattaccaacaaatgtaaatgtaaattaagaaaaatattttaaataagacaatataaaatgtcaaatattaaagaaattatttaattatttttctctgtAATTGAGTGAAAAACAATAGTACTGTCTGGGTCATAAATGTCAGTAGACTGTCAGtagataatttagaaaaaaaagaaagaaaaaagaaaactggATTTATGCCAAATACAGttaactaaaattattattatttttttattatttaaaatacctgttgttgttgctgttgttgtgaTGATAagtgttgttgtaattgttgtaattgttgtagttgctgttgttgttgttgctgtaattgttgctgctgctgttgttgctgttgttgttgttgttgttgctgctgttgttgttgttgctgttgctgttgctgttgttgttgttgttgttgttgttgctgtgtATGATGATTACCAACAACAGTATTACACAATTCAGCAaatgtttgtattttattatcagtactatttgtttgttgaaataaaggtgatgatgttgttgatgatacaACAACAGCACCACCAGTTGTTGGTATGCTTAATGATACAGTAACAATACCAGCTGATGCAGCTGCTGTTTCTAatacatcatttttattttcaattggtgGTGATGGTGTACTTTCTGAACTTTGTGAATCATCTTCATATGTTATATAATGATCTGGTGGTTGTGGTTTTGTAACTTGTCCTTCACAAGTTGCCTTAAATGGTATTTGTCCCtctaagataaataaaattaacaaaaaaaaaaatatatatatatttttaataatcaatatttatgtaGATACtaacaagtattttataaataataataatttatacctTTGAGTGCCCTTTCAATTGGCTCTTCAGTatgaagtatatttttttgaatgagtTCAAGTGGTCCTGGTCTATGACTAAGCTGATCATTAAGTTGATCAGCAAGTCTTGCTTTTTTTAACATACGTTGTCTTTCAGCTAAACTTGGATCAACATGACCAACATCTTCAAGTATATGTTGTCTTACAAGTACATCACGTCCCGGTCGTTGTTGTATTTTTGCTTTTAACAAATCTCCTGTTTTTGCTCTTTCCAACTGTTTACGTTGCTCATGAAATGCTGGTGGGGTTTTTAATgctatatttaacaaatttaaaaacaaataaattttattaaaatatatatcatcatcatcatttattctttttttttaaatttatattatttaatatatttgatatttgacCACCCTAGAGTgccataaattaataatattttgtgaaattttaaattaaataacatgacctgaatttatatacaaatcaCGTCAACAAATACATTGCTCGTGTGTGTCTctgtattattttgatatgtttttacaaatttatcataatttctttcttttccCCTCGTCATCAACATGTTAATCCatcgaaatattattatcactttGGTCTTCCAACtttcatattataaattgatccATATTTCAATGTTGACCCAAATAATCaaacatcatcaaaatttacttgttttttaaattttctttaatgattcccatgttttttttttaaatattttttaatctcatttttttttttgtcaattaattcAAGGTCTTGACTTGGCTCGATTAAAActctaatttatatttttttaattgatcattaaatgaattattgcccattttttttattttgtcaattgtaattttttttttttttttttttctatttaaaccCAATTAATAGTTGTCGACAAAATTagcctttttttatttcaaaatttaagtaatatttagtttaaaaataaaaaaaaaaaaaatacttacgtGGCATTATGCCTTGGGCAACTAGCTGATTGATTGGTCTTCTTAGGGACAACTTGACTTTtaatgctgaaaaaaaaaaaaaaaaacataaaaattattattattataatcttaattaaaaattattatttaaaattaataataaagatttaaattaatacttgaattgataaaaatattcgctctagatttaaaaaaaaatttactttttttttttttttttgtacatattTGTGTGTTGGTATATCTTGTttatgacttttttattttattttattttatttttggttttttgatCGTGATAATGATCAAGTTTTACaagttgtttaaattttttatttattttttttgatatcccTTGTCCCTAACCTACCGGTTCTTTGAATTAAATCTTGGAATGTCGTGATGATAAAGGGAGCTCTTAATTTTGTCATGCAAAtgatatccttttttttttataaaaaaaaaacattgaaaaacaTTGCAAAATTTATACCATAAACCTACATTCATcttggatttttaatttaaataattacataaattaaatgcaattatatttaaaaaataataaactggatgaaaaaaaatatatttattttaacaaggtatttaataatatattttatatattttttatttcattactatttattatttattgaggtactttttattttttcttaagaTTGCTGATCGATTAGGCAATTTGAGTGGGGGTAAACAATAAGAATTAACACACAATGAAAATACAGTGATATAAATAATGCCTAGCTCGTAAACGACAATGCAAATatggaataaatttattgaaatgaaaaaaaatatatatatttttgataacaacaataaaataatgataaataatttcaaaaaaaaaatttaataaataaattttattataaattataatcagtAATCTgaatgaatttcattttaaattcacaagtACACCActtgcatataaaaaattatattttcatattaaattaacacacagaacgtatttttatttataattattattaaagaatttttaaaacaacaagtTATTTAGTTGAAGAAAAGAAATGCGACAAcacaatttgtatttaaaagaaaattattatttttattttcacagtattaaattgttttttacgAGTACCAAGTGTGTCTCTCATATCCTGGTGTCACATTTAGCTCTCTCAAAGACacctcaaataaattattcttccgaaaaaaaaaaactgtactCACGTTCAAAGCTAACTTCCGGAagcttaaataaattatattttgttttattaaaaaatctatattatagaaaatattttttgaaatttaattttaaaatatatacatatatttacttattatgTTATTGCAAAATTTTAAACGTACAGGAAATAACctagttttatataattatgtttgatatatatatatttgtgtatttttgaGTCCATGAAATGGTTGGTGTGTATGGAGACCAACTTGTCATACACTATTTCTAGATGAAAAAACTGTTTGTTAAAATGCCGAATAACTACgctgaagaagaagaagaagaagaaggcaaaagtagaagaaaataaaatttaaacatgttagagaaaagataaaaaaaaaaaaggaaaatttaaagaaaaataaaaaacatgaaatttgttgaaaaaaaaaaaaaaagtcaaagaaaaatatggattgaaaaaaaatggtttgATTTTTTGAGTATATTTCAAGTTAgggaatattaaaaaaatataaaaatataaaaaaaagatacattTACCACTGGTGTGTCATGCGGGGGTGATCCAATAATACGAATGCTTTgggtataatttataaataaagcaCCAAGGGTCCCGCAACGTTTATCCCAACGTAAACGCATCTATTTTCTcctcattttaaatattttttttattttttttcatcgtcatcatcatcatcatcattaaacaCCTTAAaaacattcatttttatttgaatgaacTCTGGGGAGTTCATCGTTGATGAACACACTTCAAGAcacttattttaaaatgacattcttatttttgtaattttgtgtGATCGCATAATCCtcaagttttaaatatatccaaTTTAAGTTTAGATACACACattaactttaaataaatatgtatatttttcaaaaaaaaaaaaaacatttttatttttaatttcatttttaaatgacttgAATATATAgattgtaaaaacaaaaaatttaaatataaaaataagcattttattttgaaataaatatatttatttttattttaaagggatgatattttaaattattggtttttttaatttaatttagaattatttttggaTTAGTTTGGAAATTGGTaatggatttatttattttttttttaggctgTCTGATTACATACAGTTGCAACCCCTAAATTtgcttcaattttaaaaattaaaattgcaaaatttgTGGTTTTATTTTACTCGAAGAATTATCaaagtaaaaatgataattagttattttaataattaatagaaataatttattttgtaattaattcaaattgaatgattattaatttttttttctacttattaaattaaaaaaaaaaatgacacagtaaatattataatctatataaaaaaaataaacaaataatcaatACTTCATTATcccagaaaaatataaaacctattttttaaaaatacataaatgtatttataaaataaattgttaattgagGTGTggttgttataaaaatatcttgaaaaacatttacaaaaacaactcttaaaaattgaattctcaactgaattttcaataataaaatacacaatgaatttcaaataaatttagacaattattttaacaaccaaatgatcaacaattttcaataatcaatatataaataaataattttaataaacaataataaaaataactccaaatcaatttttaattttttttagtaaaaatacttttaacaCGAAggactttattattatcatttaaattgattatcaaaaaatgagaCAAGTCTCAATCGGCTataaatctttaaataaaaaaataaaaattatatatataaataaataaataaaaaaattaaagataaatatatttgcgTGTTAAGAGAAGGCGATGTAATTCAACATATCattggataaaataaataaaaaaataaattaaataaaatgaaaaaattgtcagTGCAAGTACAAGTGTACTTGTGTTATGTGTGATGGTTGTGTTAAAATACGAAACTCCGCCCATGACATTTATTGCATCAAAACCACGCCTTCTAATCGTCAACGCATGCGACGTGCAATTGTACAcgtcatttattaaattgcacattaaaattttcatatttaaatataaacatttatacaaaaatttaaatttttttcttatctattAATTACTACTCCCTTCGAGGGAGATAAAtccaaaagaagaaaatagaaaaaaaaaatcttttaaaaaaaatggagctGCAGgggatatttttaaatatattttttttggatttaaatttttttttaggtaaatTGCTGAGCTGCAATCATGTGCATATgggtttcgaaaaaaaaattatttttatgaacgATGATGTATTAATAGATgcaagtattattttaaaaaaatataaagccaaaatttttttatttttttaaatttttttcattgcgaatattttaattattttaatgatttttttgctGGCAATATTTGTCGAcagattaattataatatattttttttttttttaaactttcgtTCAACAACCTAAAATTTATAGTGAGttcaaaaaactttatatgtcattatttgtttgacaatttgtcaaataatttgtttaaaaataatctcaaAATCATTGTCATGTTATCACAACGAAAAACATAtgttaaacattaatttaaatttggcaTTGTTTCAAgtgcatcaaaaaaaaaatcaattgtctCAATcaaattgtgttttttattattttattttttatatgatttttttatggctcttttatttaatcttcttgaaaatatatattcaagttttaaaaaatatataaaatgaataaaataaacaaatatatatattatcaaaatgaacATGTTTAAGAACTTGTTTTTGGTGTTTTGTGCCTTTTGGAAAGTCCCCAttcaatgacaaaaaataaaaagagataattttattattattatatttaaaatcatggATCATATACACCCACGTTTGATGCTGAATTTTGGGCCTGGCTTTCTTTCAGTGTCgcaacaaatacaaataatgcGTTACATACATTTTGACCAcccgctttttttttttttcaaataaaaaattcatttttttattctactctttcatcttcatcatgtGCTACACGTCAAATTTTTGTCTTCTATGgtcgatttattattttaactcttttttatttaccttttaatttttttttcattcattattttaattcttgttggttttaaattttttgtgtttttaccTGCGTGCATTATTATGCGcgtatatttgaaattttaaaaaatgaattatttttaaagcgtGGGTGAACCACGTGGGCAATAACGTGACAGCTGTGTGTCACGCCACAAAGactgattgataaaaaatataaaaattaacaaaatacattaaaaatatttattaaaaaataaatcaagttgtAGATAATATACAAAACGCACGTGCttgattattgttaatataataaataaaaaatgatcatttttttatatttttatatattgttttctttttgattcgttgaaaaaaatttatcgaaaaaattaaagtaaacaagtagatagaaaatttataaattaaattagatatatttttttttttattttgttatttatttatttatctagtagtctattaattttatttctatcaattcaatttaaaaaaatttaattcatcacaaagtaaataatgaaactaaattaaacaaataatcaatggcttgttatcacaaaaaaacaaaaatattattttaaaatacataccaaattttataaaaataaaaatagaaaaaaataaatgactcgATGATTAATCAATTGAGGTGTggttacaataaataatattttgaaaaaactcaatttaaatttacaatataataaaatatatacacgcAATGACACGAATAATTCGACTGACTTTGATTTTAGGCTAGTATATAATTTCCACTGGCCTAATgcttagaaaaataaataaataaacagttcTATCTTCTAATACAAGCCCCCCCTATCTGCATCATTCAAaactaaacaaaaatttgatgaataaattttttaaaacgtaaaataataatgcaggTCAACTGTCTcgaaactataaataaaagaacaaCTATTGATAACAAATTGTGACTCATAAAGATAAGAATATCAgctaaaaaatgtaaaaacccacaattttttttcgtcaggaattttttgagtaaaataaaaatacaacaattagTTTATCTTTAATTgctactgataaaaaaaaaaaaacaaatacacattttaaaaattaaatattaataaatacatatcgaagaaaataaaaataaaaaaatgaaaatgaaagagaaaaagaaaggaataatataaaaaaaaaaacggcgCGAGCTAAGTTTGAAATCGCGCAGTTGCTTTCCACAAATGGAATCGGTTTCGCCGGTTAAAGATACGATCGTTGTAAGGAAAAACGCCATAACTTTGTATCTTATATGGCGGCAAATGCACAggtgcatttta harbors:
- the LOC122850080 gene encoding myocardin-related transcription factor B-like isoform X4 encodes the protein MVILDQEQKPERQHCGRRMCAICRRIKRDRALKVKLSLRRPINQLVAQGIMPPLKTPPAFHEQRKQLERAKTGDLLKAKIQQRPGRDVLVRQHILEDVGHVDPSLAERQRMLKKARLADQLNDQLSHRPGPLELIQKNILHTEEPIERALKEGQIPFKATCEGQVTKPQPPDHYITYEDDSQSSESTPSPPIENKNDVLETAAASAGIVTVSLSIPTTGGAVVVSSTTSSPLFQQTNSTDNKIQTFAELCNTVVGNHHTQQQQQQQQQQQQQQQQQQQQQQQQQQQQQQQQQQLQQQQQQQLQQLQQLQQHLSSQQQQQQQTNQINGPTLLPLAPAPSPMSLGSTTSSLSPLSNISIASPPAAPPPPAAITPRPIASPIAITCQRSDAPGKDKNRKKSKTKSQPKTRTIKFHEYKGPPNAQKTSVTSAAAAVVALGALPPGETSYELLLQQQQLFLQFQLEWQHKYPKIILPAAQKPLSLTSSGASDTGSISGGSANAPSPAPSNSSNHHQSEQPPLRPLGKLEDMKVSDLKVELKRRNLPVSGSKPQLIERLKPFTEMSSNCLNNNGHHITHMGHILMDTPGPMNDETSFHIKSPGSPIKDEPHSPSIGSPHGSEHDDPSSPPGDDIIREQRKRIEELQRELQRSKLQLQQIRQTQPATVRAEKLVLQHHIQNKMQQQQIALHLQQLQQLQHLQQQQQLHNQQNQQQQQNQHAAFQQLQAKTNFAAFLQQQQQQQQNNSNNNNNNNNVLDSATLTAINNKKNQVKNMNNNNSNNNNNNTVQLPAILVNIAKPAKINGSLLGALVAQAHAQQQTSTTTSTTTPATAAATTTTTAIITTTTPSITTTSSNIIIDKSQSPPPLSPSSSSSSSLSSSSSSTSASPPPPEYNEATKLLKVKIEPSTIQKQNIKSQVVDDVLEILIKNGELPPSAAQDPSTPTTPNRQLQQNLVFTSPADSPTQSLLYTSNPISPINTIAMDISQSGCPTSPSSSVPPPPPPPPPLPLATFTVQLPSALQDNEQHQRHHNNNHHHNHNHHNHHNNNHHLNHINHHNHEDNDIPSFTSDLLNSNDEIDASMLLSPQRINQCSPDPQPPQEVTSSDNTNLDLKELGLDLETLDTMDFGQLDCDLNVKLESNNHELMDISDMPMDMDDPDWLDSLMPQSPQVLTSSTSHSSPPPSIQSTVHDLYDPLLSNSQDPFDLFNIEDSDFKMSSDLTLTWDKVDFTT
- the LOC122850080 gene encoding myocardin-related transcription factor B-like isoform X2; its protein translation is MPEPRAKRCKHCDESGHRLDSGSPFWRIQLDQDLLDTISSIYPEWFKDYTNSEKTSTTTSSTTNQGSRNSGDESSSSSSTPINTEHQDSFIVGDNNNNNNNNKKSGKSEDSRIKSKSKAKRLEAIRDKREKRANKEDRDRSSESGKKSGKQRHPDRTRDSSFGRKSLGVVVTAETTTESTESTDMAEGNRSSPPKAEVDDSPLQHAMDRNKESLKVKLSLRRPINQLVAQGIMPPLKTPPAFHEQRKQLERAKTGDLLKAKIQQRPGRDVLVRQHILEDVGHVDPSLAERQRMLKKARLADQLNDQLSHRPGPLELIQKNILHTEEPIERALKEGQIPFKATCEGQVTKPQPPDHYITYEDDSQSSESTPSPPIENKNDVLETAAASAGIVTVSLSIPTTGGAVVVSSTTSSPLFQQTNSTDNKIQTFAELCNTVVGNHHTQQQQQQQQQQQQQQQQQQQQQQQQQQQQQQQQQQLQQQQQQQLQQLQQLQQHLSSQQQQQQQTNQINGPTLLPLAPAPSPMSLGSTTSSLSPLSNISIASPPAAPPPPAAITPRPIASPIAITCQRSDAPGKDKNRKKSKTKSQPKTRTIKFHEYKGPPNAQKTSVTSAAAAVVALGALPPGETSYELLLQQQQLFLQFQLEWQHKYPKIILPAAQKPLSLTSSGASDTGSISGGSANAPSPAPSNSSNHHQSEQPPLRPLGKLEDMKVSDLKVELKRRNLPVSGSKPQLIERLKPFTEMSSNCLNNNGHHITHMGHILMDTPGPMNDETSFHIKSPGSPIKDEPHSPSIGSPHGSEHDDPSSPPGDDIIREQRKRIEELQRELQRSKLQLQQIRQTQPATVRAEKLVLQHHIQNKMQQQQIALHLQQLQQLQHLQQQQQLHNQQNQQQQQNQHAAFQQLQAKTNFAAFLQQQQQQQQNNSNNNNNNNNVLDSATLTAINNKKNQVKNMNNNNSNNNNNNTVQLPAILVNIAKPAKINGSLLGALVAQAHAQQQTSTTTSTTTPATAAATTTTTAIITTTTPSITTTSSNIIIDKSQSPPPLSPSSSSSSSLSSSSSSTSASPPPPEYNEATKLLKVKIEPSTIQKQNIKSQVVDDVLEILIKNGELPPSAAQDPSTPTTPNRQLQQNLVFTSPADSPTQSLLYTSNPISPINTIAMDISQSGCPTSPSSSVPPPPPPPPPLPLATFTVQLPSALQDNEQHQRHHNNNHHHNHNHHNHHNNNHHLNHINHHNHEDNDIPSFTSDLLNSNDEIDASMLLSPQRINQCSPDPQPPQEVTSSDNTNLDLKELGLDLETLDTMDFGQLDCDLNVKLESNNHELMDISDMPMDMDDPDWLDSLMPQSPQVLTSSTSHSSPPPSIQSTVHDLYDPLLSNSQDPFDLFNIEDSDFKMSSDLTLTWDKVDFTT